The following proteins are co-located in the Limisphaerales bacterium genome:
- a CDS encoding GntR family transcriptional regulator: MISSTATSLADETYHAIRKRVATGHWPPGMRLVNRKLGAELGVSMVPVREALNRLASEGLVEHVPGAGAFVRRLDRKQIVQLYALREQLECFAAREAAARIRPDQLVQLEILCADWRTLLGRIRQSKGRTATAAVLRRWLDNDLKFHRVLIEAADNPWLTKSVMDLRMLSVVARNKPGALPLESAERTHRDHEKLVTVLGKGNVGEAECLMRRHVSDGCEFILSHLEE, encoded by the coding sequence ATGATTTCTAGCACCGCCACCTCGCTTGCCGATGAAACGTACCACGCCATTCGTAAGCGCGTGGCCACCGGACATTGGCCGCCGGGGATGCGGTTGGTGAATCGGAAGCTCGGGGCTGAGTTGGGCGTGAGTATGGTTCCGGTGCGCGAGGCGCTGAATCGGTTGGCGAGTGAGGGTCTTGTGGAGCACGTGCCCGGCGCGGGGGCGTTTGTGCGGCGCCTGGATCGCAAGCAGATTGTGCAACTTTATGCGTTGCGCGAACAGCTCGAGTGTTTTGCCGCGCGCGAGGCGGCGGCGCGCATTCGGCCGGATCAATTGGTGCAGTTGGAAATTCTCTGCGCCGATTGGCGGACGCTGCTGGGACGCATTCGACAAAGCAAAGGGCGAACGGCAACGGCGGCGGTGTTGCGACGGTGGCTGGATAATGATTTGAAATTTCATCGGGTGCTTATTGAGGCGGCGGATAATCCGTGGCTGACCAAATCGGTAATGGATTTGCGGATGCTCTCAGTAGTGGCGCGCAATAAACCGGGTGCGTTGCCGTTGGAATCCGCCGAGCGCACGCATCGTGACCACGAAAAACTGGTGACGGTTTTAGGCAAGGGAAACGTCGGAGAGGCCGAGTGTTTGATGCGCCGTCACGTGAGCGATGGGTGCGAATTTATTTTAAGCCACTTGGAGGAATGA
- a CDS encoding N-acetylmuramoyl-L-alanine amidase — MEETRRQFLRQGLSTTVLTAGGILLLHPVDALAAVLRRYHVVAKGDTLSAIAQRYRVTVNQLKLWNGLTKDLIVPGQRIHLRTQYNSLPLTTINKPRINTTKWKNIIAHHSATGNGNAKIFDDAHRRRGMENGLAYHFIICNGTNGSADGKVEVGNRWLRQIKGGHVKSETYNANSIGICVVGNFQEKWVTAKQQQSLIELVDYLKNKTLRGRPKFRVHRELEQTVCPGKNFPVKKLHALFG; from the coding sequence ATGGAGGAAACGCGTCGCCAATTTTTGCGCCAAGGACTGAGCACTACCGTGCTGACTGCGGGTGGTATTTTGTTGCTTCATCCTGTCGATGCGCTGGCGGCAGTGCTGCGCCGTTATCACGTGGTGGCAAAAGGCGACACCCTCAGTGCAATCGCCCAGCGGTATCGTGTCACCGTCAATCAGCTAAAGCTTTGGAATGGGCTGACCAAAGATCTCATCGTCCCCGGTCAGCGGATCCATTTGCGCACGCAATACAATTCGCTGCCACTGACGACGATTAATAAGCCGCGCATTAACACCACCAAGTGGAAAAATATCATCGCCCACCACAGTGCGACTGGAAACGGTAACGCAAAAATATTTGATGATGCCCATCGGCGGCGCGGGATGGAGAATGGCCTCGCCTATCACTTCATCATTTGCAATGGCACCAACGGTTCCGCCGATGGCAAAGTGGAAGTAGGCAATCGTTGGCTCCGCCAAATCAAAGGCGGCCACGTGAAAAGCGAAACCTACAATGCCAATTCCATCGGTATTTGTGTGGTCGGCAATTTTCAGGAAAAATGGGTCACCGCCAAGCAGCAGCAATCACTCATCGAGCTGGTTGATTACCTGAAAAACAAAACCCTCCGGGGTCGCCCCAAGTTCCGCGTCCATCGCGAGTTAGAGCAAACCGTGTGCCCCGGGAAAAATTTCCCAGTCAAAAAGCTGCACGCTCTTTTTGGCTAA
- a CDS encoding sulfatase-like hydrolase/transferase — MTDQPNILWICTDQQRADTIGALGNSHINTPNLDALAAQGVAFTRAYCQSPVCTPSRASFLTGRYPRTTRCRQNGQAMPGTEKLISRLLADAGYTCGLAGKLHLATCANGVVEKRIDDGYDVFDWSHHPQPDWPENAYTQWLTQQGKSWEALYDGPSTPYIKHGVPAEYHQSTWCANRAIDFIREQNGAPWFFSFNCFAPHHPFDPPAEYLARYNPDELPLPKTRPGELETKTTFQKLDSQYAHNDPGSYDVAAMTDADKREVTAAYYAMIEHIDEGVGRMIGALEATGQLENTIIIFMSDHGEMLGDHGIYLKGPHFYEEAVRVPLIFSWPQQFKTQLQANCLMELVDIAPTLLGAAGLDVPEAMQGKSLLPILRGESDPATHRPHVFSEYYNAWSHRHSYGTMLRTNTHKMIVYHGTDQGELYDLENDPDEFENLWSTPAQADLKTQMLKATFDASVFTMDPTPPREGPF, encoded by the coding sequence GTGACGGATCAACCAAACATCCTGTGGATTTGCACGGACCAACAACGGGCCGACACGATCGGCGCGCTAGGCAATTCGCACATCAACACACCCAACTTGGATGCGCTGGCCGCGCAAGGCGTGGCGTTTACGCGGGCCTATTGCCAAAGCCCCGTTTGCACGCCCAGCCGCGCTTCGTTTCTTACCGGACGTTATCCGCGCACCACGCGTTGTCGCCAAAACGGACAGGCGATGCCGGGCACGGAAAAACTCATCAGCCGACTCCTCGCCGATGCCGGCTACACCTGCGGCCTCGCCGGCAAACTGCACCTCGCCACCTGCGCCAATGGCGTGGTGGAAAAACGGATTGATGATGGCTATGACGTTTTTGATTGGTCGCACCATCCGCAGCCGGATTGGCCGGAGAATGCCTACACCCAATGGCTCACGCAACAGGGCAAGTCATGGGAAGCGCTCTACGACGGGCCCTCGACGCCTTATATAAAGCACGGCGTTCCCGCCGAGTACCACCAATCTACTTGGTGCGCGAATCGGGCCATTGATTTCATTCGCGAACAAAACGGGGCGCCGTGGTTTTTCAGTTTTAATTGTTTTGCCCCGCATCATCCCTTCGATCCACCGGCCGAATATTTGGCGCGTTACAATCCGGATGAATTGCCATTACCCAAAACACGACCCGGCGAATTGGAAACCAAAACCACGTTCCAAAAACTCGACAGCCAATACGCCCACAACGATCCCGGCAGCTATGATGTCGCGGCCATGACTGATGCCGACAAGCGCGAGGTCACGGCAGCCTACTATGCGATGATTGAGCACATCGACGAGGGCGTGGGCCGCATGATCGGCGCTCTGGAGGCCACGGGACAGTTGGAAAACACGATCATCATTTTCATGAGTGACCACGGGGAAATGCTGGGCGACCACGGCATCTACCTGAAGGGCCCTCATTTTTATGAGGAAGCCGTGCGCGTGCCCCTGATCTTCAGTTGGCCGCAACAATTCAAGACCCAGCTGCAGGCAAATTGCCTGATGGAACTGGTTGATATCGCCCCCACCCTGCTGGGAGCCGCCGGACTGGATGTGCCCGAGGCGATGCAGGGAAAATCGCTCCTGCCCATTCTGCGCGGCGAAAGCGATCCGGCAACTCACCGCCCGCATGTCTTCAGCGAATACTACAATGCATGGAGCCATAGACACAGCTACGGCACCATGCTGCGGACAAACACCCATAAGATGATTGTCTACCACGGCACGGATCAGGGGGAGCTTTACGATCTGGAAAATGATCCGGATGAATTTGAAAATCTCTGGAGCACCCCAGCCCAAGCCGACTTGAAAACGCAAATGCTGAAGGCCACCTTCGACGCCAGCGTGTTCACGATGGACCCCACTCCGCCGCGTGAAGGGCCGTTTTAA
- a CDS encoding PQQ-like beta-propeller repeat protein, producing the protein MKQILLTIAVVALVGCGKKDAESAKSEPTKAKATAGVKLWEFETDWHVVSSPAIGSDGTVYVGSRDKKLYAINGKSGVRLWEFETRDEVWSSPAIGSDGTVYVGAHDDKLHAIKTSTQGLANSPWPMRGQNPQHTGRVPGAKAPVAMPPGKAFAWTMGVNQQSLDRFYVGKRQAQVQTFFGKPEKTQGEWWGYTGMNITDGQGNKYSTAWFGFSNGMVQQVRFDK; encoded by the coding sequence ATGAAACAGATTCTCTTAACGATTGCGGTAGTGGCGTTGGTGGGATGTGGGAAGAAAGATGCCGAGTCCGCCAAGTCGGAGCCGACTAAAGCCAAGGCAACCGCTGGGGTCAAGCTATGGGAATTTGAAACGGATTGGCATGTGGTCTCCTCCCCCGCCATCGGATCTGATGGTACGGTTTACGTCGGGTCAAGGGACAAAAAGCTCTATGCCATCAATGGCAAGAGTGGGGTCAGGCTATGGGAATTTGAGACGAGAGATGAGGTGTGGTCCTCCCCCGCTATCGGATCTGATGGCACGGTTTATGTCGGAGCACATGACGATAAGCTCCATGCCATCAAGACCTCCACTCAAGGACTCGCCAATAGCCCGTGGCCCATGCGCGGACAAAACCCCCAACACACCGGACGTGTGCCTGGTGCCAAGGCTCCTGTGGCTATGCCACCCGGCAAGGCTTTTGCTTGGACGATGGGGGTAAACCAACAATCTCTGGATCGCTTTTATGTAGGCAAGCGGCAGGCACAGGTTCAAACGTTCTTTGGTAAACCGGAAAAGACACAAGGAGAATGGTGGGGATACACTGGAATGAACATTACCGATGGCCAAGGCAACAAATACAGCACCGCATGGTTTGGGTTTTCAAATGGTATGGTGCAACAGGTGCGGTTTGATAAGTAA
- a CDS encoding CBS domain-containing protein — MNAKTILEDKSTGVRSIEPDATVFEAVRLMDEFKVGALMVVDEGQLVGIISERDYTRKVVLKDRSSKSTQVSEIMTRDLVQISPDASLEECMAVMGQNRVRHLPVTEAGKILGVITSTDLLILSLNQKDHIIQQLEQYIAPGP; from the coding sequence ATGAATGCAAAAACTATTTTGGAAGATAAAAGCACCGGCGTGCGCTCCATTGAACCCGATGCCACGGTGTTCGAGGCCGTGCGGTTGATGGATGAATTTAAAGTCGGCGCATTGATGGTGGTGGATGAGGGCCAGCTGGTGGGCATCATTTCCGAACGCGATTACACGCGCAAAGTGGTGCTCAAGGATCGCTCGTCTAAGTCCACCCAAGTTTCGGAAATCATGACGCGCGACCTCGTGCAAATCAGCCCCGACGCCAGCCTTGAAGAATGCATGGCCGTGATGGGCCAAAATCGCGTGCGCCATTTACCCGTCACCGAAGCAGGCAAAATCCTCGGCGTCATCACCTCCACCGATCTCCTCATCCTCTCCCTAAACCAAAAAGATCACATCATTCAACAACTCGAGCAGTACATCGCCCCGGGGCCGTAG
- a CDS encoding aldehyde dehydrogenase family protein: protein MVATAPLDIPVIQPSPRVQAFLQSPRQALINGQWQAASSGKTFAVYNPASGAEIAQVAEGDVEDINLAVAAARKVFDDPSHAWNTMTPSERGRLIWKIGDLILEHAAELAELESIDNGKPMGVAAAADVPLSADLFHYMAGWCTKLEGNTIPISVPYAPGAKFHAYTTREPVGVVGQIIPWNFPLLMAAWKLGPALATGNCVVLKPAEQTPLTALRLGEILQEAGVPDGVVNIVPGMGETAGASLAAHDDVDKVAFTGSTEVGKMIVNAAAGNLKKVTLELGGKSPNIIFKDTADLEATIAGAASAIFFNHGQCCCAGSRLYVEKDIFDEVLAGVKDAAAAIKMGPGLAPDTEMGPLVSDEQLARVTGYMHAGVEAGANCVTGGTRLGDQGYFVSPTVITDTRDDMSIVREEIFGPVVVADPFDDIDEIIDRSNDSTYGLAAGIWTRDLSKAHRTAARLRAGTVWVNTYNIFDAALPFGGYKQSGWGREMGRESLELYTETKAVCVGL, encoded by the coding sequence ATGGTTGCCACTGCTCCGCTCGATATTCCTGTCATCCAACCCTCGCCCCGCGTGCAGGCGTTTCTGCAATCCCCACGCCAAGCGCTCATCAACGGCCAATGGCAAGCTGCTTCCTCCGGCAAAACCTTCGCCGTTTACAATCCCGCCAGCGGGGCGGAGATCGCCCAAGTCGCGGAGGGCGATGTGGAAGATATTAATCTGGCTGTTGCCGCCGCGCGTAAAGTTTTTGATGACCCCAGCCACGCGTGGAACACCATGACCCCCAGTGAACGCGGGCGGCTCATTTGGAAAATTGGCGATCTCATTCTCGAGCACGCCGCCGAATTGGCCGAGCTGGAAAGCATCGACAACGGCAAACCCATGGGCGTCGCCGCCGCCGCCGATGTGCCACTCTCAGCCGATCTATTTCATTACATGGCAGGCTGGTGCACCAAGCTGGAGGGTAACACCATTCCCATTTCCGTGCCGTATGCACCGGGCGCGAAGTTTCACGCGTACACCACACGCGAGCCGGTGGGCGTGGTCGGCCAAATCATCCCGTGGAATTTCCCGTTGCTGATGGCCGCGTGGAAACTCGGCCCCGCATTGGCCACCGGAAACTGCGTGGTCCTCAAACCCGCCGAGCAAACGCCACTCACCGCGCTGCGCTTGGGTGAAATTTTGCAGGAAGCTGGCGTGCCCGATGGGGTTGTCAACATCGTTCCCGGAATGGGCGAAACCGCCGGGGCTTCGCTGGCCGCGCACGATGACGTGGACAAGGTTGCGTTCACCGGTTCCACTGAGGTCGGCAAAATGATTGTTAACGCCGCGGCCGGGAATCTCAAAAAAGTCACCCTCGAGCTGGGCGGCAAATCGCCCAACATTATTTTCAAGGACACCGCCGACCTCGAAGCCACCATCGCCGGGGCCGCCAGCGCCATCTTTTTTAATCACGGCCAATGTTGCTGTGCCGGCTCGCGCCTTTATGTTGAGAAAGATATTTTTGATGAAGTGTTGGCCGGCGTGAAGGATGCTGCCGCTGCCATCAAGATGGGGCCCGGTTTGGCTCCCGATACCGAGATGGGCCCGCTCGTGTCCGATGAACAACTTGCGCGCGTTACCGGTTATATGCATGCCGGAGTGGAAGCCGGTGCCAACTGCGTTACCGGCGGCACGCGCCTCGGCGATCAAGGTTACTTTGTGTCGCCCACCGTCATCACTGATACCCGCGATGATATGAGCATCGTGCGCGAGGAAATTTTCGGACCCGTCGTGGTGGCCGATCCCTTCGACGACATCGATGAAATCATCGACCGCAGCAATGACAGCACCTACGGCCTCGCCGCCGGAATTTGGACGCGTGATTTATCCAAGGCCCATCGCACCGCCGCCCGCCTGCGCGCCGGCACGGTGTGGGTGAACACATACAACATCTTCGACGCCGCGCTGCCCTTCGGTGGCTACAAACAATCCGGCTGGGGCCGTGAAATGGGCCGCGAATCACTGGAACTCTACACCGAAACCAAAGCCGTTTGCGTGGGGTTATAA
- a CDS encoding toxin-antitoxin system YwqK family antitoxin has protein sequence MLVFFSGCGKKNNTDPGDPSRVVSAEMLIFDEDTGVVIKAGELEPFTGKAVWVHPNGQRQQETTYVDGREDGQEIWWHPDGARAGQSEYQTGVLNGSTIQWHPGGVKMEFQVLYRNGLQDGKEVWWHENGREKSVTHFENGLRQGRATGWFSDGSKAWEAMWVDDEPQGRYSEWYETGQVKSQKEYDAGKQTGSETWWYENGEKSWEANWKEGRQAGLKTEWYESGNKMSETFYKAGRREGTATGWYENGNKAHETTYLDDEEVAVKEWNEDGSAVAAAPDPQGRVRVWVTGEIEKLYSNKAEGIVYTDFGEPDRAEGGAWVYENVQVRASGTAIAHEVEFTFQSGKVKSVKVNVPQKKETP, from the coding sequence GTGCTCGTTTTTTTCAGTGGTTGCGGCAAGAAAAATAATACAGACCCCGGTGATCCCAGTCGGGTGGTCTCGGCGGAGATGCTGATTTTCGATGAGGATACGGGCGTCGTCATCAAGGCGGGCGAACTCGAGCCATTCACGGGTAAAGCGGTTTGGGTTCACCCCAATGGCCAGCGCCAACAGGAAACGACTTATGTGGATGGACGCGAGGACGGCCAGGAAATCTGGTGGCATCCGGATGGGGCACGTGCTGGTCAGAGTGAATACCAAACCGGTGTGTTGAATGGGTCCACCATTCAATGGCATCCGGGCGGAGTGAAAATGGAGTTTCAAGTTTTATACAGAAATGGATTGCAGGATGGCAAAGAAGTGTGGTGGCACGAAAATGGTCGCGAAAAAAGTGTGACTCATTTTGAGAACGGCCTGCGTCAGGGCCGGGCGACCGGATGGTTTTCTGACGGCAGCAAAGCCTGGGAAGCGATGTGGGTGGACGACGAACCGCAAGGCCGTTACTCGGAATGGTATGAAACCGGCCAGGTGAAAAGTCAAAAAGAATACGACGCCGGCAAGCAAACTGGCTCCGAAACATGGTGGTACGAAAACGGAGAGAAATCCTGGGAAGCCAACTGGAAAGAGGGTCGGCAAGCCGGACTGAAAACGGAGTGGTACGAGAGCGGCAATAAAATGAGCGAGACGTTTTATAAAGCCGGCCGCCGCGAAGGCACGGCGACGGGATGGTATGAGAACGGCAATAAAGCTCATGAGACGACTTATCTGGATGACGAGGAAGTCGCGGTGAAAGAATGGAACGAGGATGGAAGCGCCGTGGCTGCTGCGCCCGATCCGCAAGGCCGCGTTCGAGTGTGGGTCACCGGCGAGATCGAAAAACTTTACAGCAACAAAGCCGAGGGAATTGTGTATACCGACTTTGGTGAACCCGACCGTGCTGAAGGCGGCGCTTGGGTGTACGAGAATGTTCAAGTGCGCGCATCGGGCACGGCCATTGCCCACGAGGTCGAGTTTACGTTTCAATCCGGCAAAGTGAAATCGGTAAAAGTAAACGTCCCGCAAAAAAAAGAAACCCCCTGA
- a CDS encoding terpene cyclase/mutase family protein has translation MNYQSDTRALPALAITLIALSLSMPSPASAQQAGGTRIGGVLKPDPTQSRRALRSTYGLRKNPLRNAKRSEIINELGGSAETEAAVVNALDWFTRTQKENGCWSETQSNVAHTGLVILCYFSYGVKPDDETNYGQALAKGLDWLVKQVPETGNMRDGGRMYGQAIGTLALGEAAGITRLEKYYQPLERAVSFLCASQNPKSGGWRYQPHPSLEHAGDLSVTGWVIMALRSAEMAGVSVPAKHLGPARQFLDTVSAGQHKGFYGYKDSVPKPSMTSVGMYCQQLYGSKPDEKRQIDSAKFLATRLPATTQKDYYYWYYGCLSLFLHGGKPWQDWNAKMKPLFLKKQQANGTWKPEGRRAKQEGTTITTAWATLSLTVYYRYLPMINGYTRQSAVNAKSGGSTFGIRKQRPGSERSNTTQNQ, from the coding sequence ATGAACTACCAGTCCGATACACGAGCCCTCCCCGCCCTCGCCATCACCCTCATCGCATTGAGCCTGAGCATGCCCAGCCCCGCCTCCGCGCAACAAGCCGGCGGCACGCGCATCGGCGGCGTGCTCAAACCCGATCCCACACAAAGCCGCCGCGCCCTTCGCAGCACTTACGGATTACGCAAAAACCCACTCCGCAACGCCAAACGTAGCGAGATTATCAATGAATTGGGCGGGAGTGCCGAAACCGAAGCCGCCGTGGTCAACGCTCTGGACTGGTTCACCCGCACTCAAAAAGAAAACGGTTGCTGGTCTGAGACGCAATCCAACGTCGCCCACACCGGCTTGGTGATTCTCTGCTACTTTTCCTATGGCGTAAAACCCGATGACGAAACCAATTATGGCCAAGCCCTTGCCAAAGGGCTCGACTGGCTGGTAAAACAAGTTCCAGAAACCGGCAACATGCGAGATGGCGGCCGGATGTACGGACAAGCCATTGGCACCCTTGCCCTTGGGGAAGCCGCCGGCATTACGCGTCTGGAGAAATATTATCAGCCCCTTGAGCGAGCTGTTTCATTTTTGTGCGCCTCCCAAAATCCCAAGAGCGGCGGCTGGCGCTATCAGCCCCACCCTTCGCTGGAACACGCGGGTGATTTATCGGTTACCGGCTGGGTCATCATGGCCTTGCGCAGTGCCGAGATGGCCGGCGTCAGCGTGCCCGCCAAACACCTCGGCCCCGCGCGGCAGTTTCTCGACACCGTAAGCGCCGGTCAACACAAAGGGTTTTACGGCTACAAAGATTCCGTTCCTAAACCATCCATGACCTCCGTAGGCATGTACTGCCAGCAACTCTACGGCTCCAAACCCGACGAAAAACGCCAGATCGATTCCGCTAAATTTCTCGCCACCCGACTACCCGCCACAACCCAAAAAGATTATTATTATTGGTACTACGGATGCCTCAGCCTCTTTTTGCACGGCGGCAAACCATGGCAGGATTGGAACGCAAAAATGAAACCCCTTTTCCTGAAAAAACAACAAGCGAACGGCACGTGGAAACCCGAAGGCCGCCGCGCCAAACAGGAAGGCACCACCATCACCACCGCTTGGGCCACACTTTCGCTGACTGTCTACTATCGTTACTTGCCTATGATTAACGGCTATACCCGCCAAAGCGCGGTCAACGCAAAATCCGGCGGATCCACCTTTGGGATCCGTAAACAACGCCCCGGTTCAGAGCGCAGCAACACCACACAAAACCAATAG
- a CDS encoding tellurium resistance protein TerC, translating into MENIPEILLTLGLLILLQAVLGFDNLLYISLESKRAPEADRSRIRKWGIGIAVGLRIVLLFALVKMIASFQNTWFAFPESWGAVAAGSFNLHSLVVLLGGGFIIYTAMKEIFHMLAVDDLGEEDVKRKASTSKSVIAKIVLMNLVFSFDSILSAIALTSVDGNISTTGLCIMMLAVLVGGALMILLADRVSEFLQRNRMYEVLGLFILFVVGIMLLSEGGHLAGLSFFGHEIHAMSKATFYFVIAVLVLTEIVQSRYKKKLLRQKSTA; encoded by the coding sequence ATGGAAAACATTCCTGAAATCCTGCTCACCCTAGGCCTCTTAATATTGCTTCAAGCAGTGTTGGGCTTTGACAATCTACTCTACATTTCCCTCGAATCCAAACGCGCGCCGGAGGCCGATCGCTCGCGCATACGCAAATGGGGCATCGGCATCGCCGTGGGATTACGCATAGTGTTGCTATTCGCGCTAGTGAAAATGATCGCCTCGTTCCAAAACACTTGGTTTGCCTTTCCAGAATCCTGGGGCGCGGTGGCGGCGGGTTCATTTAATCTCCACAGTCTCGTCGTTTTGCTGGGAGGTGGGTTTATTATTTACACGGCGATGAAAGAAATTTTCCATATGCTTGCCGTGGATGACTTGGGCGAAGAAGACGTAAAACGAAAGGCTTCCACCAGCAAATCCGTTATTGCCAAAATTGTTCTAATGAATCTTGTGTTTTCGTTTGATTCAATCCTCAGCGCCATCGCGCTCACCTCGGTGGATGGGAACATTTCCACAACCGGACTTTGCATTATGATGCTCGCCGTCTTGGTCGGCGGCGCGTTAATGATTTTACTGGCCGATCGCGTGTCAGAATTTCTCCAGCGCAATCGAATGTACGAAGTGCTCGGCTTGTTCATTTTGTTTGTCGTCGGGATTATGTTACTCAGCGAAGGCGGACATTTGGCCGGCCTCTCATTTTTCGGCCACGAAATTCACGCGATGAGCAAAGCCACATTTTACTTTGTGATCGCCGTACTCGTGCTAACGGAAATCGTCCAAAGCCGTTACAAAAAGAAATTGTTGCGGCAAAAATCCACCGCTTGA
- a CDS encoding PQQ-binding-like beta-propeller repeat protein gives MKITLALLALCAPLHAADLKVGQPVNLKFTAADGRTVDLAQMRGKVVLLYFCASWCPPCVREFPDMKSVYEKLHPHGFEIIGISLDQKREQFNAYTKQKQIPWPQHFQEESWAGPLIKQFNVKAIPTQILIDPKGRIAHLNTRKTLEAEVRKRLALPDPGRQWGQWRGPLGTGFAPNADPPTEWSETKNLSWKTPLPGLGHSSPVVWGDLIFLTTAVPQGEKLPVPGQPAGAHNNIDPFHKLRFTVLAIHRATGKIAWQKIVSTTQPHQSTHESGTWASNSPVVDDEHVIASFGSAGIYCLKAKTGELVWKKDLGDMKVKHGHGEGASPVLHGNTLVINWDHEGDSFIVAFDKRTGKPLWRKPRNEPTSWSTPITVTRGSTTQLIVSATTAVRGYDLANGNVLWHIGGLPHNVVASPVHGNGIVYAGASYEKRTMHAINLAGAKGDLTGTDHIRWTRRAATPYVPSPLLMPDDTLYFFHHYQGFLSKVEGRTGRDLGPFRLGGMKNFYASPVAAKDRIYLTDRAGTTLVFSHAANPKPLARNTLNDSFSASAAIAGDAIFLRGEKALYCVEKNPRPNTQEPKE, from the coding sequence ATGAAAATCACACTCGCTTTACTAGCTCTTTGCGCTCCGCTGCACGCGGCGGATTTGAAAGTCGGCCAGCCGGTGAATCTCAAATTCACCGCCGCTGACGGGCGCACGGTGGATCTTGCCCAGATGCGCGGCAAAGTGGTGCTGCTTTACTTTTGTGCCTCGTGGTGTCCGCCATGCGTGCGTGAATTTCCAGACATGAAATCGGTTTACGAAAAACTGCATCCCCACGGATTCGAAATCATCGGCATTTCGCTTGATCAAAAACGTGAACAATTCAACGCATACACCAAACAAAAACAAATCCCATGGCCGCAACATTTTCAGGAAGAATCCTGGGCAGGGCCGTTGATAAAACAATTCAATGTCAAAGCCATCCCCACCCAGATATTAATCGACCCAAAAGGCCGCATCGCCCACCTCAACACACGTAAAACGCTTGAGGCAGAAGTCCGCAAACGACTCGCCCTGCCCGATCCCGGCAGACAATGGGGCCAATGGCGCGGACCGTTGGGCACCGGCTTTGCCCCGAATGCCGATCCGCCAACTGAATGGAGCGAGACCAAAAATCTGAGCTGGAAAACGCCCTTGCCCGGTTTGGGCCATTCCTCGCCGGTGGTTTGGGGGGACTTGATTTTTCTCACCACCGCCGTGCCGCAGGGCGAAAAATTGCCCGTTCCCGGGCAACCCGCCGGCGCGCATAACAACATCGATCCATTTCACAAACTCCGCTTCACCGTGCTGGCGATCCATCGCGCCACTGGAAAAATCGCGTGGCAAAAAATTGTCAGCACCACACAGCCGCACCAAAGCACGCACGAAAGCGGCACGTGGGCATCCAACTCTCCGGTGGTGGATGATGAACACGTCATCGCCTCCTTCGGCTCGGCGGGAATTTATTGTCTCAAAGCCAAGACCGGCGAATTGGTTTGGAAAAAAGATCTCGGCGATATGAAGGTGAAACACGGCCACGGTGAAGGTGCATCGCCGGTGCTGCACGGCAACACGCTCGTCATCAATTGGGATCACGAAGGGGATTCATTCATCGTCGCCTTCGACAAACGAACCGGCAAACCACTCTGGCGCAAGCCCCGTAACGAGCCCACCAGTTGGAGCACGCCCATCACCGTCACGCGCGGCAGCACCACCCAGCTCATCGTCAGCGCCACCACCGCCGTGCGCGGTTACGACCTCGCCAACGGCAACGTGCTGTGGCACATCGGCGGTTTGCCGCACAACGTCGTCGCCTCGCCGGTGCACGGCAACGGCATTGTGTACGCCGGCGCGAGCTACGAGAAACGCACGATGCACGCCATCAATCTCGCCGGTGCCAAGGGCGACCTCACCGGAACGGATCACATCCGCTGGACCCGCCGAGCCGCCACGCCTTATGTCCCCTCGCCGTTGTTAATGCCCGACGACACGCTTTATTTTTTCCATCACTATCAGGGGTTCCTTTCCAAAGTCGAAGGCCGCACCGGGCGCGACCTCGGCCCGTTTCGATTGGGCGGCATGAAAAATTTTTACGCCTCCCCCGTGGCCGCCAAGGATCGCATTTACCTGACCGATCGTGCCGGCACCACCCTCGTCTTCAGCCACGCCGCCAACCCCAAACCCCTTGCCCGCAACACCCTCAACGATTCCTTCAGCGCCTCCGCGGCAATCGCCGGGGATGCGATTTTTTTGCGTGGGGAAAAGGCTCTCTACTGCGTAGAGAAAAACCCAAGGCCCAATACCCAAGAGCCCAAGGAATAA